A region from the Methylocystis iwaonis genome encodes:
- the yihA gene encoding ribosome biogenesis GTP-binding protein YihA/YsxC: MTDFLEDGRLLFAGPCDFIFASAKAGDLPPLGPPEIAFAGRSNVGKSSLLNALTNRKTLARVSHTPGRTQQLNFFALGGEPGAERLRLVDMPGYGYAAVSKEKVASWGALMRNYLRGRASLARVFVLVDGRRGVKPVDAEMFDLLDQSAVSYQVVLTKHDELKISERGAVVAATAEALSKRPAAYPEIIFTSSQTGEGIPALRGAVAQLLAERGA; the protein is encoded by the coding sequence ATGACTGATTTCCTCGAAGACGGCCGCCTTCTCTTCGCCGGCCCTTGCGATTTCATCTTCGCCAGCGCCAAGGCGGGCGACCTGCCTCCGCTTGGCCCCCCCGAGATCGCCTTCGCCGGCCGCTCCAATGTCGGTAAATCCTCGCTCCTCAATGCGCTGACGAATCGCAAGACGCTTGCCCGCGTCTCGCATACGCCCGGCCGCACGCAGCAGCTCAATTTCTTTGCGCTCGGCGGGGAGCCCGGCGCCGAGCGGCTGCGCCTCGTCGACATGCCGGGCTACGGCTATGCAGCAGTCAGCAAGGAAAAAGTCGCGAGCTGGGGCGCGCTGATGCGCAATTATCTGCGAGGCCGCGCCTCGCTCGCGCGGGTCTTCGTGCTCGTCGACGGGCGGCGCGGAGTCAAGCCTGTGGACGCGGAGATGTTCGATCTCCTCGATCAATCGGCCGTCTCCTATCAGGTCGTTCTCACCAAGCACGACGAGCTGAAAATCTCGGAGCGCGGCGCCGTCGTCGCCGCGACTGCCGAAGCGCTATCGAAGCGCCCGGCCGCCTATCCGGAGATCATCTTCACCTCCTCGCAGACGGGGGAGGGGATTCCGGCGCTGCGCGGCGCCGTGGCTCAGCTTCTGGCTGAGCGGGGGGCTTGA
- the yidC gene encoding membrane protein insertase YidC, which translates to MTENTKNMLMAAALSMIFIGLWDYFYAFPEMERQRQAQVEQQRMAKIPKLGAPDKSAAAPVKIARTREEALAESPRIAVDTRTISGSIALKGGRVDDVSLKNYRQTVDPTSPIITLLSPENAPGAYYAELGYLTGETENAPALPTTETLWTADSDKLTSGKPVTLSWDNGQGLVFKRVISVDDEYLFTIKDSVENKSAKPAPLYTFSRVIRVGRPPSAGYAALHEGYVGVIGEQAEELTYDKIEKEPNYTKTFKGVGGWVGFTDKYWGAVVAPAQDIAFEARYMAMGGATKTYQADTVSEPKTIEPGASAETTTYVFAGAKEIDTLDAYKANPGLKRFDLLIDWGWFYFITRPMFRLIDFLYKLFGNFGVAILAVTVIVKLAFLPLANKSYQSIAKMKEIQPKIKELKEKFGDDKQAFNMAQMELYKREKVNPASGCLPVLLQIPVFFSLYKVLVVTIEMRHAPFFGWIKDLSAPDPTNIFNLFGLLPFDPTHVAFFGPYLALGVWPLVMGVTMWLQMKMNPEPTDEIQKTMFAWMPVMFTFTMGGFASGLVIYWSWNNLLSITQQGVIMKRAGVKFELWDNLRKTFGLA; encoded by the coding sequence ATGACGGAAAACACCAAAAACATGCTCATGGCCGCGGCGCTCTCGATGATCTTCATCGGCCTGTGGGACTATTTCTACGCCTTTCCAGAGATGGAGCGGCAGCGTCAGGCGCAGGTCGAACAGCAGCGCATGGCCAAAATTCCGAAGCTCGGCGCGCCCGACAAGAGCGCCGCCGCGCCGGTCAAGATCGCCCGCACCCGCGAAGAGGCGCTCGCCGAGAGCCCGCGCATCGCCGTCGACACGCGCACGATCTCCGGCTCGATCGCCCTCAAGGGCGGCCGCGTCGACGACGTGTCTCTCAAGAATTATCGTCAGACCGTCGATCCGACGAGCCCGATCATCACGCTGCTCTCGCCGGAAAACGCCCCGGGTGCCTATTACGCCGAGCTCGGCTATCTGACCGGCGAAACCGAAAACGCGCCGGCGCTGCCGACGACCGAGACGCTCTGGACGGCGGATTCGGACAAGCTCACCTCCGGCAAGCCGGTGACGCTCTCCTGGGACAATGGCCAGGGCCTCGTCTTCAAGCGCGTCATTTCGGTCGACGACGAATATCTGTTCACGATCAAGGACAGCGTCGAGAACAAATCCGCCAAGCCGGCGCCGCTCTACACCTTCTCGCGCGTGATCCGCGTCGGCCGCCCGCCGTCCGCCGGCTACGCCGCTTTGCATGAAGGCTATGTCGGCGTCATTGGCGAACAGGCGGAGGAGCTCACCTACGACAAGATCGAGAAAGAGCCCAATTACACCAAGACCTTCAAGGGCGTTGGCGGCTGGGTCGGCTTCACCGACAAATATTGGGGCGCGGTCGTCGCCCCTGCCCAGGACATCGCCTTCGAGGCTCGCTATATGGCCATGGGCGGCGCCACCAAGACCTATCAGGCCGATACGGTCAGCGAGCCCAAGACGATCGAGCCCGGCGCCAGCGCCGAGACGACGACCTATGTCTTCGCCGGCGCCAAGGAAATCGATACGCTCGACGCCTATAAGGCCAATCCGGGCCTGAAGCGCTTCGATCTGCTGATCGACTGGGGCTGGTTCTATTTCATCACGCGGCCGATGTTCCGCCTGATCGACTTCCTCTACAAGCTCTTCGGCAATTTCGGCGTCGCGATCCTGGCGGTGACGGTTATCGTCAAGCTCGCCTTCCTGCCGCTCGCCAACAAGAGCTATCAGTCGATCGCCAAGATGAAGGAAATTCAGCCCAAGATCAAAGAGCTGAAAGAGAAGTTCGGCGACGACAAGCAAGCCTTCAACATGGCGCAGATGGAGCTTTACAAGCGCGAGAAGGTCAATCCGGCGAGCGGTTGCCTGCCCGTGCTGCTGCAGATCCCGGTGTTCTTCTCGCTCTATAAGGTGCTCGTCGTGACGATCGAGATGCGTCACGCGCCCTTCTTCGGCTGGATCAAGGACCTTTCGGCGCCGGACCCGACCAATATCTTCAATCTCTTCGGCCTGCTGCCCTTCGATCCGACCCATGTCGCCTTCTTCGGGCCCTATTTGGCGCTCGGCGTCTGGCCGCTGGTCATGGGCGTGACCATGTGGCTGCAGATGAAGATGAACCCGGAGCCGACCGACGAAATCCAGAAGACCATGTTCGCCTGGATGCCGGTGATGTTCACCTTCACCATGGGCGGCTTCGCCTCGGGCCTGGTCATCTATTGGTCGTGGAACAATCTGCTCTCGATCACTCAACAGGGCGTGATCATGAAGCGCGCCGGCGTGAAGTTCGAGCTGTGGGACAATCTGCGCAAGACCTTCGGGCTGGCTTAA
- a CDS encoding chemotaxis protein CheW, whose product MSFDVADFSYSRSRAAPAVTQSRHFVIRVRGQIVGLPVEHVKTVFYLDNLTPVPLAPREVAGLTNLRGRIVTALYLDRCLWLDEAIDGSNGLAVGIEHDGEEYALLVEATEDVVATSETDLIACPAHIDPRLAEMVAGCYRLDDGFLSVLDVEALLRRVAKLSEAPRRRGGRQGNSNYSNTGAS is encoded by the coding sequence ATGAGTTTTGACGTCGCCGACTTCAGCTACAGCCGCAGCCGCGCGGCGCCTGCCGTCACGCAAAGCCGCCATTTCGTGATCAGGGTGCGCGGCCAGATCGTGGGCCTGCCGGTCGAGCATGTGAAGACGGTTTTCTATCTTGACAATCTCACGCCGGTGCCGCTCGCGCCGCGCGAGGTAGCAGGGCTCACCAATTTGCGCGGCCGCATCGTGACGGCCCTCTATCTCGACCGCTGTCTGTGGCTCGATGAAGCAATCGACGGCTCCAACGGCCTTGCGGTCGGGATCGAGCATGACGGCGAGGAATATGCGCTGCTCGTCGAAGCGACGGAAGACGTCGTGGCGACGAGTGAAACCGATCTTATCGCCTGCCCGGCGCATATTGATCCGCGTCTCGCGGAGATGGTGGCAGGCTGCTATCGCTTGGACGACGGCTTTTTGTCTGTCCTCGACGTCGAGGCATTGCTGCGGCGCGTCGCGAAATTGAGCGAGGCGCCGCGTCGGCGCGGCGGGCGACAAGGCAATTCAAATTATTCGAATACAGGAGCAAGCTGA
- the ctrA gene encoding response regulator transcription factor CtrA, with translation MRVLLIEDDSATAQSIELMLKSENFNVYTTDLGEEGIDLGKLYDYDIILLDLNLPDMSGYEVLRHLRVAKVKTPILILSGLAGIEDKVKGLGFGADDYLTKPFHKDELVARIHAIVRRSKGHAQSVITTGDLIVNLDQKTVEVGGARVHLTGKEYQMLELLSLRKGTTLTKEMFLNHLYGGMDEPELKIIDVFICKLRKKLANASDGRNYIETVWGRGYVLREPSEADERITA, from the coding sequence ATGCGCGTTTTATTGATCGAAGATGACAGCGCGACGGCTCAAAGCATCGAGCTCATGCTCAAGTCCGAGAACTTCAACGTCTATACGACGGATCTCGGCGAGGAAGGCATCGACCTCGGCAAGCTCTATGATTACGACATCATCCTACTCGATTTGAACCTCCCCGACATGTCGGGTTACGAGGTTCTGCGCCATCTGCGCGTCGCGAAGGTGAAGACGCCGATCCTCATTCTCTCGGGCCTCGCCGGCATCGAAGACAAGGTGAAGGGCCTCGGTTTCGGCGCCGACGACTATCTGACCAAGCCCTTCCACAAGGACGAGCTGGTCGCCCGCATCCACGCCATCGTCCGCCGCTCCAAAGGGCATGCCCAGTCGGTCATCACCACGGGCGATCTCATCGTCAATCTCGACCAGAAGACGGTCGAAGTGGGCGGCGCCCGCGTGCATCTGACCGGCAAGGAATATCAGATGCTGGAGCTGCTTTCGCTGCGCAAAGGCACGACGCTGACGAAAGAGATGTTCCTCAATCATCTCTATGGCGGGATGGACGAGCCGGAGCTCAAGATCATCGACGTCTTCATCTGCAAGCTGCGTAAGAAGCTCGCCAACGCCAGCGACGGCCGCAATTACATCGAGACCGTCTGGGGCCGCGGCTATGTGCTGCGCGAGCCGAGCGAAGCCGACGAACGCATCACCGCCTGA
- a CDS encoding YncE family protein: MKRTVAFFCALTAFAAAPAQSEILAALNYETKPGVSPRREGVAIIDIDPASPNFNKIVKDAPLPSDFVAHHIYFNKDRSKVYATSLGRSAIAVYDINKFPADPEMFPVPDCKVGEDMVFTADRKRWFLSCMGSSNVIMGDAQTNRTLAVIGAPKPAAGEPPRPFIEHPHGLTLNESLDLLVVTSTVDPVDFSKPGETITLVQASSGKLLATQKVSQKPSPAAEAPVETAFAPKGAPQTAFVTNMLGGTLWSAVWREADKSFDLAKAYDFSAIGQGVPLEMEFNEAGDRLYVTTAKPGALNIFDIAEPTQPKLLASIPAAAGAHHFVFSPDRRYAFVQNSLLNLPDMNDGSVTVIDLQANKVAGKIDVLQKAGFNPNCIILMPQWNTDND; the protein is encoded by the coding sequence ATGAAAAGAACAGTCGCCTTTTTCTGCGCGCTGACCGCCTTCGCCGCCGCGCCCGCGCAATCGGAGATCCTGGCTGCGCTCAATTATGAGACGAAACCCGGCGTCTCGCCCCGTCGCGAAGGGGTCGCGATCATCGACATCGACCCCGCCTCGCCGAATTTCAACAAGATCGTCAAGGACGCGCCGCTGCCGTCCGACTTCGTCGCCCATCATATCTATTTCAACAAGGACCGCAGCAAGGTCTATGCGACCTCGCTCGGGCGCTCGGCGATTGCGGTTTACGACATCAATAAATTTCCGGCTGACCCGGAAATGTTTCCCGTGCCCGACTGCAAGGTCGGCGAGGACATGGTCTTCACCGCCGATCGCAAGCGCTGGTTCTTGAGCTGCATGGGCTCCAGCAATGTCATCATGGGCGACGCGCAAACCAACCGGACGCTCGCCGTCATCGGCGCGCCGAAGCCCGCCGCTGGCGAGCCGCCGCGCCCCTTCATCGAGCACCCGCATGGGCTGACGCTGAACGAGAGCCTCGACCTGCTCGTCGTGACGAGCACGGTCGATCCGGTGGATTTCTCGAAACCGGGCGAAACAATCACGCTCGTGCAGGCGTCGAGCGGGAAGCTTCTCGCCACTCAGAAAGTCTCGCAAAAACCCTCGCCCGCCGCCGAGGCGCCGGTCGAGACCGCCTTCGCGCCTAAGGGGGCGCCGCAGACGGCCTTTGTCACCAATATGCTCGGCGGGACGCTGTGGAGCGCCGTCTGGCGAGAGGCCGACAAGTCTTTCGACCTCGCCAAGGCCTACGACTTTTCGGCGATCGGCCAGGGCGTGCCGCTCGAAATGGAGTTCAACGAGGCGGGCGACCGGCTCTATGTGACGACCGCCAAGCCCGGCGCGCTCAACATCTTCGACATTGCCGAGCCCACGCAGCCGAAGCTCCTCGCCTCGATCCCGGCGGCGGCGGGCGCGCATCATTTCGTTTTCTCGCCGGACCGCCGCTACGCCTTCGTCCAGAACAGCCTGCTCAACCTGCCCGACATGAACGACGGTTCGGTGACCGTGATCGATCTTCAGGCCAATAAAGTGGCGGGCAAGATCGACGTCCTGCAGAAGGCGGGCTTCAACCCCAACTGCATCATCCTCATGCCGCAATGGAACACGGATAACGATTGA
- the chpT gene encoding histidine phosphotransferase ChpT — protein MTQFSLDALDLAALLSSRVCHDVISPVGAIVNGLEVMEDKDMDAEMRSHALALIKSSAGEASARLQFCRLAFGAAGSKGASIDTGDAELVTRQLLADERTKLNWSVPRALMSKNKVKLLLNLCLLADTTIPRGGVISVSSTGDEENVSFKIEAKGTNARLAATIPALLAGETEEGALDARAIQPYYAGLVAKACGLDVSVACEPELVTIEAKPAAAGAASQEPQSAVA, from the coding sequence ATGACCCAGTTCTCGCTCGACGCCCTCGATCTCGCGGCCTTGCTGTCCTCGCGGGTCTGTCATGACGTGATCTCTCCCGTCGGCGCGATCGTCAATGGGCTCGAGGTGATGGAAGACAAGGATATGGACGCCGAAATGCGCAGCCATGCGCTGGCGCTCATCAAATCCAGCGCCGGCGAGGCCTCTGCGCGGCTGCAGTTCTGCCGCCTGGCCTTCGGCGCCGCCGGCTCCAAGGGCGCCTCGATCGACACCGGCGACGCCGAGCTTGTCACCCGCCAGCTTCTCGCCGACGAACGCACCAAGCTCAACTGGAGCGTTCCGCGCGCGCTGATGTCGAAGAACAAGGTCAAGCTGCTGCTCAATCTGTGCTTGCTGGCGGACACGACCATCCCGCGCGGCGGCGTGATCTCGGTTTCCTCGACCGGCGACGAAGAGAATGTTTCCTTCAAGATCGAGGCCAAGGGGACGAATGCGCGTCTGGCCGCCACGATTCCGGCCTTGCTCGCGGGCGAGACGGAAGAAGGCGCGCTCGACGCCCGCGCGATCCAGCCCTATTACGCCGGCCTCGTCGCCAAGGCTTGTGGGCTCGATGTGAGCGTGGCCTGCGAGCCCGAGCTGGTGACAATCGAAGCCAAGCCTGCGGCGGCGGGCGCCGCCTCGCAGGAGCCGCAGAGCGCGGTCGCGTAA
- the rnpA gene encoding ribonuclease P protein component, translating to MTTDAPVESQKPEKKRARLRRRQDFVRASKTGARFSARLFTLQMAGQGGPEETVSPAEARFGFTVTKKVAGAVGRNRIRRRLKEALRISGDLGARPGRDYVFVARRGALDAPFVEIVSEMAKGFARLDERSAAKARPKQKDRPAAS from the coding sequence ATGACGACCGACGCCCCCGTCGAATCGCAAAAGCCCGAGAAAAAGCGGGCGCGTCTGCGCCGGCGCCAGGATTTTGTGCGTGCGTCGAAGACCGGCGCGCGCTTTTCGGCGCGCTTGTTCACGCTTCAAATGGCGGGGCAGGGTGGGCCGGAAGAGACGGTCTCGCCAGCGGAGGCGCGTTTCGGCTTCACTGTCACCAAGAAGGTGGCGGGAGCCGTCGGGCGCAATCGAATCCGCCGCCGTCTCAAGGAGGCTCTCCGGATAAGCGGAGACCTTGGCGCGCGGCCCGGCCGCGATTACGTGTTCGTCGCCCGGCGAGGGGCGCTAGACGCGCCATTCGTCGAAATCGTCAGTGAGATGGCCAAAGGCTTCGCGCGGCTCGATGAGCGCAGCGCCGCGAAGGCCCGGCCTAAACAGAAAGACAGGCCTGCCGCGTCATGA
- a CDS encoding TetR/AcrR family transcriptional regulator, protein MSDRKNTDETRKRLLDHGVALMLMNGYRGAGLADILKAAQVPKGSFYYYFESKEAFGAEAIGHYLAPFLRRLTERLREPGKSGLDALAGYFRELAGELEANGFKGGCLLGNLMGEIADASPASREALKKGVDRYRDLLAEGLARAQTEGLARKDRSASAMADLLIDGWQGAMLRMKIEQSAAPLHAFIEETLLGYCAA, encoded by the coding sequence ATGTCAGATCGCAAGAATACCGACGAAACCCGCAAGCGCCTGCTCGACCACGGCGTCGCGCTGATGCTGATGAACGGCTATCGCGGCGCCGGCCTCGCCGACATCCTCAAGGCCGCGCAAGTGCCGAAGGGCTCCTTCTATTATTATTTCGAGAGCAAGGAAGCGTTCGGCGCCGAAGCGATCGGACATTATCTCGCGCCCTTCCTGCGCCGCCTCACCGAGCGCCTGCGCGAGCCGGGGAAGAGCGGGCTCGACGCGCTTGCCGGCTATTTCCGGGAGCTCGCCGGCGAGCTCGAGGCGAATGGCTTCAAGGGCGGCTGCCTGCTCGGCAATCTCATGGGCGAAATCGCCGATGCGAGCCCCGCGTCGCGCGAGGCTCTGAAGAAGGGCGTCGATCGCTATCGCGACCTTCTCGCCGAGGGGCTGGCGCGGGCGCAGACGGAAGGGCTCGCGCGCAAGGACCGATCGGCCAGCGCCATGGCCGATCTGCTGATCGACGGCTGGCAGGGGGCCATGCTGCGCATGAAGATCGAGCAATCCGCCGCGCCGCTCCACGCCTTCATCGAGGAAACGCTCCTCGGCTATTGCGCGGCCTGA
- the rpmH gene encoding 50S ribosomal protein L34, translating into MKRTYQPSKIVRKRRHGFRARMATVGGRAVIAARRARGRKRLSA; encoded by the coding sequence GTGAAAAGAACCTATCAACCCAGCAAAATCGTGCGCAAGCGCCGTCACGGCTTCCGCGCCCGCATGGCCACCGTCGGCGGCCGCGCCGTCATCGCTGCCCGCCGCGCCCGCGGCCGCAAGCGCCTCTCGGCCTGA
- a CDS encoding hybrid sensor histidine kinase/response regulator, whose protein sequence is MDDLLKDFLQEATEHIDATSVELLRFEKDQTDPALVASLFRHIHTIKGSSGFLSLPRVARLTHATETLIGRLRDGATATSAHVSLILAAVDRLSMLLLEIARNEVEPEGDDKALLTQLEQGAASLRPNATLAPQDANPPAMAPQAASSSETLSSLGARLSDTVRVSVGVLDRLVGIVSELVLTRNQLLELSSAGDDEVIKAAVQNLSSVTGDLQDAVMQVRMQPVERLFATLPRLVRDLSLELGKKIELVTLGGDTELDRQVIELIRAPLTHIIRNAADHGIETGAERLALGKPEAGRIRVSANYDAGQITIEIKDDGRGLDREAIKAKAIALGLGTKESLARMSDADIFEFVMLPGFSTAQSITKISGRGVGMDVVRDNIQSIGGAVFINSAAGKGSTVILRIPLTLAIAPALILSCGRSRFAVLQMAVIEVVGVGEGFDHHIQLIHDAPVLRLRGDALPLVDLADVLDLDAPDDAPRRDGFAVILRVGGVRFGLLVETIADVQEIVIEPLSGPLARIGVFSGQTILGDGGVALILDPAAIIESMGLDNLAAPARPAPAALLAPEREKTRIILLRAGGGSLKALPLSLVMRIEEVTADRFVPSGDGYAMLYEKRLLPVFPAATDMRLDASRDYPILVLAGAGQATAIVVDEVIDVVEEELSFQKKGADPRIIGTVSMNGCIVDVLDVAYFIEMADPGVLTRGVNQRPRVLLVDDKQFFRDMLAPVLLAAGYEVTTAASGREALELAARGLRIDAAVTDIDMPDMDGYALARALLQTPGRADLPIIALAPQKTAKALEVATLCGVRALVGKFDRRALVETLGALLDGVAASGEQIERRIMAEAAA, encoded by the coding sequence ATGGACGATCTGCTCAAGGATTTTCTTCAGGAGGCGACAGAGCACATCGACGCGACGTCGGTGGAGCTGCTGCGTTTCGAGAAGGATCAGACAGACCCGGCCCTCGTCGCCAGCCTGTTCCGCCATATCCACACGATCAAGGGGTCGAGCGGCTTTCTGAGCCTGCCGCGCGTCGCGCGGCTGACCCACGCCACAGAGACGCTGATCGGGCGGCTGCGCGACGGCGCGACGGCGACCTCCGCTCATGTGTCGTTGATTCTCGCGGCGGTCGACCGCCTGTCGATGTTGCTTCTCGAAATTGCCCGCAATGAGGTCGAGCCCGAAGGCGACGACAAAGCGTTGCTGACGCAGTTGGAGCAGGGCGCGGCGAGCCTTCGACCGAACGCGACGCTTGCGCCGCAGGACGCCAATCCGCCCGCCATGGCGCCGCAAGCGGCAAGCTCGTCGGAGACTCTCTCCAGCCTCGGCGCCCGGCTGAGCGATACGGTGCGCGTGTCGGTCGGCGTGCTCGATCGTTTGGTGGGGATCGTCTCTGAGCTGGTTCTGACCCGCAACCAGCTTCTCGAACTCTCCAGCGCTGGCGACGACGAAGTCATCAAGGCCGCCGTGCAGAATCTGTCGAGCGTCACCGGCGATCTGCAGGACGCGGTGATGCAGGTGCGCATGCAGCCGGTCGAGCGGCTTTTCGCGACGCTGCCGCGCCTCGTGCGCGATTTGTCACTCGAGCTCGGCAAGAAGATCGAACTTGTCACGCTCGGCGGCGACACGGAGCTTGATCGCCAGGTCATCGAACTCATCCGCGCGCCGCTGACGCATATTATTCGCAATGCGGCGGATCATGGGATCGAGACCGGCGCGGAGCGTCTGGCGCTCGGCAAGCCGGAGGCCGGCCGCATCCGCGTCAGCGCCAATTACGACGCGGGCCAGATCACCATCGAGATCAAGGACGATGGCCGCGGGCTCGATCGCGAGGCCATCAAGGCGAAGGCGATTGCCTTGGGGCTCGGCACGAAAGAGTCGCTCGCCCGCATGAGCGACGCCGACATTTTCGAATTCGTGATGCTGCCCGGCTTTTCGACGGCGCAGAGCATTACGAAAATCTCCGGCCGCGGCGTCGGCATGGACGTCGTGCGCGACAATATCCAGTCGATCGGCGGCGCGGTTTTCATCAATTCGGCGGCGGGCAAGGGCTCGACCGTTATCTTGCGCATCCCGCTGACGCTCGCCATTGCGCCAGCGCTCATTCTCTCCTGCGGCCGCTCCCGCTTCGCCGTGCTGCAAATGGCGGTGATCGAGGTGGTCGGGGTCGGCGAAGGTTTCGACCATCATATACAACTCATTCACGATGCGCCGGTCTTGCGGCTGCGTGGCGACGCGCTGCCGCTGGTCGATCTCGCGGATGTCCTCGATCTCGATGCGCCGGATGATGCGCCGCGGCGCGATGGATTCGCCGTCATCCTGCGGGTGGGCGGCGTGCGCTTTGGCCTTCTGGTCGAGACCATCGCGGATGTTCAGGAGATCGTCATCGAGCCGCTTTCCGGACCGCTCGCGCGCATCGGCGTGTTCTCCGGCCAGACCATCCTCGGCGACGGCGGCGTCGCGCTGATCCTCGATCCGGCGGCGATTATCGAAAGCATGGGCCTCGATAATCTCGCCGCGCCGGCGCGCCCGGCGCCCGCCGCGCTTCTTGCGCCCGAGCGTGAGAAGACGCGGATCATCCTGCTGCGCGCGGGCGGCGGATCGTTGAAGGCCTTGCCATTGTCGCTCGTCATGCGCATCGAGGAAGTGACGGCCGACCGCTTCGTTCCCTCCGGCGACGGCTATGCGATGCTTTACGAAAAGCGGCTGTTGCCGGTCTTTCCGGCGGCGACGGATATGCGCCTCGACGCGTCGCGTGATTATCCTATTCTCGTGCTCGCCGGCGCCGGACAGGCGACCGCGATCGTCGTCGACGAGGTCATCGACGTGGTCGAGGAGGAATTGTCCTTCCAGAAGAAAGGCGCCGATCCCAGGATCATCGGCACGGTCAGCATGAACGGCTGCATCGTCGATGTGCTCGACGTCGCCTATTTCATCGAAATGGCCGATCCAGGCGTGCTGACGCGCGGCGTCAATCAACGGCCGCGCGTGTTGCTCGTGGACGACAAGCAATTCTTCCGTGACATGCTGGCGCCTGTTCTGCTCGCGGCCGGCTATGAAGTCACGACGGCGGCCTCAGGCCGCGAGGCGCTCGAACTTGCCGCACGCGGGCTGCGCATCGACGCGGCCGTGACCGACATCGACATGCCGGACATGGACGGCTATGCGCTGGCGCGCGCCTTGCTGCAGACGCCGGGGCGCGCGGATTTGCCCATTATCGCACTCGCGCCGCAAAAGACGGCGAAAGCCCTCGAGGTTGCGACGCTCTGCGGCGTGCGCGCGCTCGTCGGCAAATTCGACAGGCGGGCATTGGTCGAAACGCTCGGCGCGCTGCTCGATGGCGTCGCGGCGTCGGGCGAGCAGATCGAGCGTCGCATCATGGCGGAGGCCGCCGCATGA
- a CDS encoding response regulator, with translation MKQVLVVDDSPVIRKVARRILEGLHFRTSEAADGKAALAECEKAMPDAILLDWNMPEMDGFEFLCALRKMPGGATPKVVFCTTENEVGHIARAMHAGADEYIMKPFDQNIVRSKFEEIGLV, from the coding sequence ATGAAACAGGTTCTCGTGGTGGACGACTCCCCCGTGATCCGCAAGGTCGCGCGCCGGATTCTCGAAGGATTGCATTTCCGCACCAGCGAGGCGGCGGACGGCAAGGCGGCGCTCGCCGAATGCGAAAAGGCGATGCCGGACGCCATTCTGCTCGACTGGAACATGCCGGAGATGGACGGCTTCGAATTCCTGTGCGCGTTGCGCAAAATGCCCGGCGGCGCAACGCCGAAGGTCGTCTTCTGCACGACGGAAAACGAAGTGGGCCATATTGCGCGCGCCATGCATGCGGGCGCCGACGAATATATCATGAAGCCCTTCGACCAGAACATCGTGCGGTCGAAGTTCGAGGAAATCGGCCTCGTTTGA
- a CDS encoding CheR family methyltransferase, which yields MTLAFARFRRQIALVTGIAFGADKQYLVESRLAPVMRTHNLSGFADLTEAFERRDNGSLAQDVIDALTTNETFFFRDRTPFETFRTTILPSLIAARAQERRLRFWCAACSTGQEAYSLAMLLENESASLRGWSLDILATDLSTRAVETARNGRYSQFEVQRGLSTGLLLRHFHRDGASWRVNEHLRARIDFRAFNLLSDYAALGAFDVIFCRNVLMYFEPETKRAVLARLADALSDGGYLVLGATETAAEAGAFFSQTTANGVWQTRRAQPQLRLA from the coding sequence ATGACTCTCGCCTTTGCGCGGTTTCGCCGTCAAATCGCCCTTGTCACCGGCATCGCTTTCGGCGCCGACAAGCAATATCTCGTCGAAAGCCGCCTCGCGCCCGTCATGCGGACGCATAACCTCTCCGGCTTCGCGGATCTCACGGAGGCTTTCGAGCGCCGCGACAATGGCTCGCTGGCGCAGGACGTCATTGATGCGCTGACGACAAATGAGACGTTCTTTTTTCGGGATCGGACCCCTTTCGAGACATTCAGGACGACGATTCTGCCAAGCCTGATAGCCGCGCGTGCGCAGGAGCGCCGGCTGCGCTTTTGGTGTGCGGCCTGCTCGACCGGCCAGGAAGCCTATTCGCTTGCGATGCTGCTGGAAAACGAGTCCGCGTCGCTGCGCGGCTGGAGCCTCGACATCCTCGCCACCGATCTCTCGACGCGCGCCGTTGAGACGGCGCGCAACGGACGCTATAGCCAATTCGAAGTGCAGCGCGGGCTTTCTACGGGCCTTCTGTTGCGGCATTTCCATCGCGACGGCGCAAGCTGGCGCGTGAACGAACATCTGCGCGCGCGCATCGACTTCCGCGCGTTCAATCTGCTGTCGGATTATGCGGCGCTCGGCGCCTTCGACGTCATCTTCTGCCGCAATGTGCTGATGTATTTCGAGCCGGAAACGAAGCGCGCCGTGCTCGCGCGTCTTGCCGACGCGTTGAGCGACGGCGGTTATCTCGTCCTCGGCGCCACGGAGACGGCGGCGGAGGCCGGCGCCTTTTTCTCGCAGACGACGGCGAATGGCGTTTGGCAGACGCGCCGGGCGCAGCCGCAGTTGCGCCTGGCTTGA